TCAATGTCTTTTGATTGCGGACCACTCGCAGGAACTCGGCTTCGCTGACCGGCTTGGCGATGTAATCGTTGACCTGCAATTCTTCGCAGCGTGCTTTCAGCGCCGGATCGTCGGCAGCGGTCAACACGACAGTGGTCAGCCCCAGTCGGTTCTTGGGAATCTCCGGCAACATTTCCAAAATGTCGATGCCGGTCCCATCGGGCAGCATCATGTCCAGCAGCAACAGATCGGGAGTGGGGGCCCGTGCGAAAACACCTTCACGCCGCAGGAACTTCATCGTTTCCGCCACGTTGCGGCATAAGGTCACACGATGGTGAACACCGCTGCTGCGAAGGGCGTGAATCGTGACGCGGGCATCCATCAAGCCGTCTTCGACCAGCAGGATCTCCATCGGCTTGGTTCGTGAATCACCCAACATGTTCGGCCTCTTCAATTTCGGATTCCTCTGACAGATTGCATGTTAAGGCGAATCGCAATGCGGCGAAAACAGCGGAAATTCCGGCTTCGCCCGCACCCATCGGCGTCCAGCGCCGGCGAATGATGACGGACTG
The nucleotide sequence above comes from Crateriforma spongiae. Encoded proteins:
- a CDS encoding response regulator produces the protein MLGDSRTKPMEILLVEDGLMDARVTIHALRSSGVHHRVTLCRNVAETMKFLRREGVFARAPTPDLLLLDMMLPDGTGIDILEMLPEIPKNRLGLTTVVLTAADDPALKARCEELQVNDYIAKPVSEAEFLRVVRNQKTLMVHSTPTLASV